One part of the Streptococcus sp. oral taxon 431 genome encodes these proteins:
- the cysE gene encoding serine O-acetyltransferase, with amino-acid sequence MGWWRETIDIVKENDPAARTTLEVLLTYPGVKALAAHRLSHFLWKHGFKLLARMHSQFWRFWTQIEIHPGAQIESGVFIDHGSGLVIGETAIVEKGVLLYHGVTLGGTGKDVGKRHPTVRKGALISAHAQVIGPVEIGENAKVGAAAVVVADVPSDVTVVGIPAKIVRVHGQKDEPTIHEVEVKREYYVNKLEQARDASHRSSGL; translated from the coding sequence ATGGGATGGTGGCGTGAAACCATTGATATCGTAAAAGAAAATGATCCAGCGGCTCGCACCACTTTAGAGGTTTTATTGACCTATCCTGGTGTCAAAGCCTTGGCTGCTCACCGTCTCTCTCATTTTCTCTGGAAACATGGCTTTAAGCTTTTAGCTCGTATGCACAGCCAGTTTTGGCGTTTTTGGACGCAGATAGAGATTCACCCTGGAGCTCAGATTGAATCAGGTGTCTTTATCGACCATGGTTCAGGTCTTGTAATTGGGGAGACGGCTATCGTTGAAAAAGGGGTTCTTCTCTACCACGGGGTAACTCTTGGCGGGACAGGGAAGGATGTTGGCAAACGCCATCCGACCGTTCGTAAAGGAGCTCTCATCTCTGCTCATGCTCAAGTCATTGGACCTGTAGAAATCGGTGAAAATGCCAAAGTCGGTGCTGCAGCGGTTGTCGTAGCAGATGTTCCTAGTGATGTGACGGTTGTCGGAATTCCAGCCAAGATTGTCCGAGTGCATGGACAAAAGGATGAACCAACCATTCACGAAGTTGAAGTAAAACGGGAATACTACGTCAATAAACTTGAGCAGGCGAGAGATGCCAGTCATAGATCGTCAGGTTTATAG
- a CDS encoding GNAT family N-acetyltransferase: MIQARNKLSQEGLSEAKKLINCCQAYDGTFREPYLSNMLNFDPNMPAFFLYYEKGELVGLLTVYADDQDVEVAILVHPNHRRQGIARALFTSFEKETAAFSIRSVTFQTERIFLDRHPDFVSNWGLIEDEETETWLGRDRTAYALDSRSDVDVLLEEPSYLEAIAQLHHQTFSDEVEAPEVSHRYISEALKDPDSLLYILLKEGQVIGVCTVDVSGKCNYLYGLAIAEVNRGKGYGSYLAKSLVNQLIEQNDKEFQIAVEDSNVGAKRLYEKIGFVKQTQVVYLNAKE, encoded by the coding sequence ATGATTCAAGCAAGAAACAAGTTAAGCCAAGAGGGGCTATCTGAGGCGAAAAAACTAATTAACTGTTGCCAAGCCTATGACGGAACTTTTCGGGAGCCTTATCTCTCCAATATGCTCAATTTTGACCCCAACATGCCCGCCTTTTTTCTTTATTACGAAAAAGGTGAACTTGTTGGCCTATTAACCGTCTACGCAGATGACCAAGATGTGGAAGTAGCGATACTGGTCCACCCCAATCATCGCCGTCAAGGAATTGCGCGTGCTTTGTTTACGAGTTTTGAGAAAGAAACGGCTGCTTTTTCTATTCGTTCAGTTACTTTTCAGACAGAACGTATTTTTCTAGACCGTCATCCTGATTTTGTCAGCAACTGGGGACTAATTGAGGATGAAGAGACAGAAACCTGGTTAGGACGTGATCGAACTGCTTATGCATTAGATTCCCGTTCGGATGTCGATGTGCTCTTGGAAGAACCTTCTTATCTTGAAGCCATTGCCCAGCTCCACCACCAAACCTTTTCAGATGAAGTGGAAGCACCGGAAGTGAGCCACAGATATATTTCGGAGGCCTTGAAGGATCCTGATAGTCTGCTTTACATATTACTCAAAGAAGGTCAAGTGATTGGCGTTTGTACGGTCGATGTGTCTGGAAAATGCAATTACCTTTATGGACTTGCGATTGCTGAAGTCAATCGTGGAAAAGGCTATGGAAGCTATTTGGCCAAATCCCTCGTCAACCAACTGATTGAGCAAAATGATAAGGAGTTTCAGATTGCCGTGGAAGATAGCAATGTAGGTGCCAAACGTTTGTATGAAAAGATTGGCTTTGTTAAACAGACCCAGGTGGTTTATCTGAATGCGAAAGAGTAA
- a CDS encoding nucleoside phosphorylase → MLLEEFENVPAVIEPTDRSLLSGGEICDTIILSFNGEILERVKQIDGIYEGGYLTNLNGKLPWYIYEKDGSKVAVAMATIGAPMVVGLLEELKARGFKNFIVLGSCGVLDQTIQADKIILPSSALRDEGTSYHYAPASDEIAYERSLLLTMEKALDKAGIEHIRTKSWTTDAFYRETAAKVKRRLAAGARVVDMEASAIMAWAQYRQANVYQFFYTADYVDHHNHEWDARREDRKADAMTFFEIALVIAQELV, encoded by the coding sequence ATGCTATTAGAAGAATTTGAAAATGTACCTGCTGTTATCGAGCCAACTGATCGAAGCCTTCTTAGTGGTGGAGAAATCTGTGATACCATTATCTTGTCTTTTAATGGAGAAATCCTTGAACGAGTAAAGCAGATAGATGGTATCTACGAAGGTGGCTATCTTACCAATCTAAATGGCAAACTGCCATGGTATATCTATGAAAAAGATGGGAGTAAGGTAGCAGTTGCTATGGCTACGATTGGTGCTCCAATGGTTGTTGGACTCTTAGAAGAACTCAAAGCAAGAGGATTTAAGAACTTTATTGTTTTGGGATCTTGCGGAGTTCTGGACCAGACTATTCAAGCAGATAAGATTATCCTACCAAGCTCGGCTTTACGTGATGAAGGTACTAGTTATCACTATGCTCCAGCAAGTGATGAAATAGCTTATGAGCGATCTCTACTCTTAACTATGGAAAAAGCCTTGGATAAAGCTGGTATTGAGCATATTCGAACAAAGTCTTGGACCACAGATGCCTTCTATCGTGAGACAGCTGCTAAAGTCAAACGAAGACTAGCAGCAGGAGCTAGAGTTGTAGATATGGAAGCTTCAGCTATCATGGCCTGGGCCCAATATCGCCAAGCCAATGTCTATCAATTTTTCTACACAGCTGACTATGTCGACCATCACAATCATGAATGGGATGCTAGACGCGAGGATAGAAAAGCGGATGCTATGACTTTCTTTGAGATTGCCCTAGTCATTGCTCAAGAGTTAGTTTAG
- the cysS gene encoding cysteine--tRNA ligase — protein MIKIYDTMSRDLREFVPITKGEVLMYVCGPTVYNYIHVGNARSTVAFDTIRRYFEYRGYEVAYISNFTDVDDKIINRAKEEGITPQEVADKYIAAFREDVTALGVKPATRHPRVVEFMDDIIRFVVDLIEKGYAYESQGDVYFRVGKSHNYAKLANKTLEDLELGASGRTDEETARKENPVDFALWKAAKPGEISWNSPWGPGRPGWHIECSVMSTEILGDTIDIHGGGADLEFPHHTNEIAQSEAKTGKTFANYWMHNGFVNIDNVKMSKSLGNFITVHDALKTIDGQVLRFFFATQHYRKPINFTEKAVRDAETNLKYLKNTYEQPFTGTVDAQELQAFKDKFVAAMDEDFNSANGITVVFEMAKWINSGNYDATVKEALAAMLEVFGVVFVEEVLDEEIEALIQKRQEARANKDFATADQIRDQLAAQGIKLLDTKDGVRWTRD, from the coding sequence ATGATTAAAATCTATGACACCATGTCTCGTGATTTACGAGAATTTGTCCCGATTACAAAGGGAGAGGTTCTCATGTATGTCTGTGGGCCAACGGTATATAATTATATCCACGTGGGGAATGCCCGCTCGACAGTAGCCTTCGATACCATTCGTCGCTACTTTGAGTACCGTGGTTATGAGGTTGCCTACATTTCCAACTTTACCGATGTAGATGACAAGATTATCAACCGAGCCAAGGAAGAAGGCATCACACCTCAAGAAGTAGCGGACAAGTACATTGCTGCCTTTCGTGAGGACGTGACGGCTTTAGGCGTGAAGCCTGCAACTCGTCATCCTCGTGTAGTCGAGTTTATGGATGATATTATTCGTTTTGTTGTTGATTTGATTGAAAAGGGCTATGCTTATGAGAGTCAAGGAGATGTCTATTTCCGTGTGGGAAAATCTCATAACTATGCTAAGTTAGCTAATAAAACACTAGAAGACTTGGAACTAGGTGCTTCAGGCCGTACCGATGAAGAAACGGCTCGCAAGGAAAACCCTGTAGACTTTGCTCTTTGGAAAGCTGCTAAACCAGGTGAGATTTCTTGGAACAGTCCTTGGGGACCTGGACGTCCAGGCTGGCATATCGAATGTTCGGTCATGTCAACGGAGATTTTGGGTGATACCATCGATATTCACGGTGGTGGAGCTGACCTTGAGTTTCCTCACCATACCAACGAAATTGCCCAGTCTGAAGCTAAAACAGGCAAGACCTTTGCCAACTACTGGATGCACAATGGTTTTGTCAATATTGACAATGTCAAGATGTCTAAGTCTTTGGGAAACTTCATTACGGTACACGATGCTCTCAAAACTATCGACGGTCAAGTATTGAGATTCTTCTTTGCGACTCAGCACTACCGTAAGCCTATCAATTTTACGGAAAAAGCAGTGCGTGATGCGGAGACAAATCTCAAGTATTTGAAGAACACCTATGAACAACCATTTACTGGAACAGTAGATGCTCAGGAGTTACAGGCATTTAAAGATAAGTTTGTAGCGGCCATGGATGAGGATTTCAACTCTGCCAATGGTATCACAGTTGTCTTTGAAATGGCCAAATGGATCAACTCAGGCAACTATGATGCAACCGTTAAGGAAGCTCTTGCGGCCATGTTAGAAGTCTTTGGAGTAGTCTTTGTCGAAGAAGTTTTGGATGAAGAGATTGAAGCCTTGATCCAAAAACGCCAAGAAGCGCGTGCTAATAAAGACTTTGCGACAGCTGACCAAATCCGTGACCAACTAGCTGCACAAGGGATTAAGCTACTTGACACCAAGGATGGAGTGAGGTGGACACGTGATTGA
- a CDS encoding Mini-ribonuclease 3, whose translation MIDVNLINGIALAFEGDAVYSMYIRRHLILKGMTKPNKLHQEATKYVSAKAQAYLISLMLEEEILTEKEEEIYKRGRNTNSHTKAKNADVVTYRMSTGFEAVMGYLHMTENVERLETLISWCIQKVEG comes from the coding sequence GTGATTGATGTCAATCTCATTAACGGGATTGCGCTAGCCTTTGAAGGGGATGCGGTGTATTCCATGTATATTCGTCGCCATCTCATTCTCAAAGGCATGACCAAGCCCAATAAACTTCACCAAGAGGCAACCAAGTATGTGTCGGCCAAGGCTCAGGCATATTTGATTTCCCTCATGCTGGAAGAAGAAATCCTAACGGAAAAAGAAGAAGAAATCTATAAACGGGGGCGCAACACAAACAGCCATACTAAGGCTAAGAATGCGGATGTGGTAACCTACCGTATGTCCACGGGTTTTGAAGCGGTCATGGGCTATCTTCATATGACTGAAAATGTGGAGCGCCTCGAAACCTTGATTTCTTGGTGCATCCAAAAAGTGGAGGGCTAG
- a CDS encoding helix-turn-helix domain-containing protein: MIAKELLDWFPDGKILDQPVDKEGYLSLPLSNYQWLLLEEASLSEREKQLVALLTKQEQTISLNPWYSYLIEGKGQAPQNFKKLQLVYCHLSYFQQENLTSWLEMMGTLFPNCQTVLQVGAQDYIFVLQQDKYTSVRSILTDTLEAVEYDFGVRLSIMLGQVWSQTGNQALSDLIKAERDLFKNWWRQGHQGFHTFSQLYLWSMGERIVDLRVVKEYLHQMIVDQDQIQEIILSLWENSAVLTKTAQQLYLHRNSLQYKIDKWEELTGLQLKELTDLTLCYQLILPDII; the protein is encoded by the coding sequence ATGATTGCAAAAGAACTACTGGATTGGTTTCCTGATGGTAAAATCTTAGATCAGCCAGTTGATAAAGAGGGTTATCTAAGTCTACCTCTGTCAAATTATCAGTGGCTTTTGCTTGAGGAAGCTAGTCTTAGCGAGCGTGAAAAACAACTGGTGGCTCTCTTAACCAAACAGGAGCAAACCATTTCCCTCAATCCCTGGTATAGTTATCTCATTGAAGGCAAAGGACAGGCACCGCAAAACTTTAAAAAATTGCAGCTTGTCTATTGTCACCTATCTTATTTTCAACAGGAGAATTTAACGTCTTGGTTAGAGATGATGGGAACCCTCTTTCCAAATTGTCAAACAGTTCTTCAGGTTGGAGCGCAGGATTACATTTTTGTTCTCCAACAGGATAAGTACACATCCGTTCGCTCAATCCTGACAGATACCTTGGAAGCTGTAGAATATGACTTTGGAGTACGTTTATCCATCATGTTAGGTCAGGTCTGGTCTCAAACAGGAAATCAGGCTCTGTCAGATCTCATCAAAGCAGAACGGGATTTGTTCAAAAACTGGTGGCGACAAGGACATCAAGGATTCCATACTTTTTCTCAACTCTATCTGTGGAGTATGGGTGAAAGAATCGTGGATCTCCGAGTTGTCAAGGAATATCTGCATCAGATGATTGTGGACCAGGATCAGATTCAGGAAATCATCCTTTCACTGTGGGAAAATAGTGCTGTCCTTACGAAGACAGCTCAGCAACTCTATTTGCACCGCAATTCTCTCCAATACAAGATTGATAAATGGGAAGAATTGACAGGGCTTCAGTTGAAAGAATTGACTGACTTGACCTTGTGCTATCAGTTGATTTTACCAGATATTATTTAA
- a CDS encoding ABC transporter ATP-binding protein → MVELNLKNIYKKYPNSEHYSVEDFNLNIKDKEFIVFVGPSGCGKSTTLRMIAGLEDITEGTASIDGVVVNDVAPKDRDIAMVFQNYALYPHMTVYDNMAFGLKLRKYSKEDIDKRVQEAAEILGLKEFLDRKPADLSGGQRQRVAMGRAIVRDAKVFLMDEPLSNLDAKLRVSMRAEIAKIHRRIGATTIYVTHDQTEAMTLADRIVIMSATKNPAGTGTIGRVEQIGTPQEVYKNPVNKFVAGFIGSPAMNFINVKLNGDRIVADGFTLKVPEGALKVLREKGYEGKELIFGIRPEDVNAEPAFLETFPESVVKATISVSELLGSESHLYCQVGKDEFVAKVDARDYLQAGATVELGFDLNKAHFFDVETERTVY, encoded by the coding sequence ATGGTAGAATTAAATCTTAAAAATATTTACAAAAAATATCCAAATAGCGAACACTATTCAGTTGAAGATTTCAACTTGAACATTAAAGACAAAGAGTTCATCGTTTTCGTAGGACCTTCAGGATGTGGTAAATCAACTACTCTTCGTATGATTGCAGGTCTTGAAGACATCACAGAAGGTACTGCATCTATCGATGGCGTGGTTGTCAATGACGTAGCTCCAAAAGACCGTGACATCGCCATGGTATTCCAAAACTACGCTCTTTACCCACACATGACTGTATACGATAACATGGCTTTTGGTTTGAAATTGCGTAAATACAGCAAAGAAGACATTGACAAACGTGTACAAGAAGCAGCTGAAATTCTTGGTTTGAAAGAATTCTTGGATCGTAAACCAGCTGACCTTTCAGGTGGTCAACGTCAACGTGTTGCCATGGGTCGTGCAATCGTCCGTGATGCCAAAGTATTCTTGATGGACGAACCTTTGTCAAACTTGGATGCTAAACTTCGTGTATCAATGCGTGCTGAAATCGCTAAAATCCACCGTCGTATTGGAGCTACAACTATCTACGTAACTCACGACCAAACAGAAGCGATGACACTTGCAGACCGTATCGTTATCATGTCAGCAACTAAAAACCCTGCTGGTACAGGTACTATCGGACGTGTTGAACAAATCGGTACTCCTCAAGAAGTTTACAAAAACCCAGTGAACAAATTCGTAGCAGGATTTATCGGAAGCCCAGCTATGAACTTCATCAATGTTAAATTGAACGGTGACCGCATTGTTGCTGACGGATTTACTTTGAAAGTTCCAGAAGGTGCTTTGAAAGTTCTTCGTGAAAAAGGCTACGAAGGAAAAGAATTGATCTTCGGTATCCGTCCAGAAGACGTAAATGCAGAACCTGCTTTCCTTGAAACATTCCCAGAATCAGTTGTGAAAGCAACAATCTCTGTATCAGAATTGCTCGGTTCAGAATCTCACCTATACTGCCAAGTTGGTAAAGATGAGTTCGTTGCAAAAGTTGACGCTCGTGACTACTTGCAAGCAGGTGCAACAGTTGAACTTGGATTTGACTTGAACAAAGCACACTTCTTCGACGTAGAAACTGAAAGAACAGTTTACTAA
- a CDS encoding RelA/SpoT family protein: MPKEVIYSGDEVVALTQKYLSKEDVAFVHKALVYAVECHSGQYRKSGEPYIIHPIQVAGILAKLKLDAVTVACGFLHDVVEDTDATLDDLEREFGHDVRVIVDGVTKLGKVEYKSIEEQLAENHRKMLMAMSEDIRVILVKLSDRLHNMRTLKHLRKDKQERISRETMEIYAPLAHRLGISSVKWELEDLSFRYLNPTEFYKISHMMKEKRQEREALVDEVVTKLEEYSSERHLTGKIYGRPKHIYSIYRKMQDKKKRFEEIYDLIAIRCILDTQSDVYAMLGYVHELWKPMPGRFKDYIANRKANGYQSIHTTVYGPKGPIEFQIRTKEMHEVAEYGVAAHWAYKKGIKGQVNSKESAIGMNWIKEMMELQDQADDAKEFVDTVKENYLAEEIYVFTPDGAVRSLPKDSGPIDFAYEIHTKIGEKATGAKVNGRMVPLTTKLKTGDQVEIITNPNSFGPSRDWLNMVKTSKARNKIRQFFKNQDKELSINKGRELLISQLQENGYVANKFMDKRHMDEVLQKTSYKTEEALFAAIGFGEIGAITVFNRLTEKERREEERAKAKAEAEELVKGGEVKVENKDTLKVKHEGGVVIQGASGLLIRIAKCCNPVPGDDIVGYITKGRGVAIHRVDCMNLRSQENYEQRLLDVEWEDQFSSKEYMAHIDIYGLNRSGLLNDILQVLSNTTKNISTVNAQPTKDMKFANIHVSFGISNLSTLTTIVDKIKSVPEVYSVKRTNG, encoded by the coding sequence ATGCCAAAAGAAGTAATTTATTCAGGCGATGAAGTCGTCGCTTTAACGCAAAAATATTTATCGAAAGAAGATGTGGCTTTTGTACACAAGGCCTTGGTTTACGCTGTAGAATGCCATAGTGGCCAATATCGTAAATCAGGTGAGCCTTACATTATCCACCCTATTCAGGTAGCAGGAATCTTAGCTAAACTCAAGCTAGATGCTGTCACTGTTGCCTGTGGTTTTTTGCATGACGTGGTAGAAGACACAGATGCTACTTTAGATGACTTAGAACGCGAATTTGGTCACGATGTTCGAGTGATTGTAGATGGTGTTACCAAGCTTGGCAAGGTTGAGTATAAGTCTATCGAGGAGCAGCTGGCTGAAAATCATCGCAAGATGCTCATGGCTATGTCAGAGGATATCCGTGTTATCTTGGTCAAACTTTCTGACCGTCTGCACAATATGCGAACTCTAAAGCACCTTCGTAAGGACAAGCAGGAACGTATTTCCAGAGAAACCATGGAAATCTATGCACCACTAGCTCACCGTCTGGGGATTTCAAGTGTGAAGTGGGAACTGGAAGATCTCTCTTTCCGTTACCTCAATCCAACTGAATTTTACAAGATTAGTCACATGATGAAGGAAAAACGTCAAGAACGCGAAGCCTTGGTCGATGAAGTTGTGACGAAACTCGAGGAATACTCATCTGAGCGCCATCTTACAGGAAAAATCTACGGTCGTCCAAAGCATATCTACTCTATCTATCGTAAGATGCAGGATAAGAAAAAACGTTTTGAAGAGATCTACGACCTGATTGCCATTCGCTGTATCCTAGACACTCAGAGTGATGTCTATGCGATGTTAGGTTACGTTCATGAGCTTTGGAAGCCAATGCCGGGACGTTTCAAGGACTATATTGCCAATCGTAAGGCCAATGGTTACCAGTCTATCCATACGACTGTTTATGGACCAAAAGGGCCGATTGAGTTCCAGATTCGTACTAAGGAGATGCACGAGGTTGCTGAGTACGGGGTTGCGGCTCACTGGGCTTATAAAAAAGGAATCAAGGGTCAGGTTAATAGCAAGGAATCTGCTATTGGAATGAACTGGATCAAGGAGATGATGGAGCTCCAAGATCAAGCAGATGATGCCAAGGAATTTGTGGATACTGTCAAGGAAAACTATCTGGCTGAGGAGATTTATGTCTTTACTCCAGATGGGGCGGTTCGTTCACTTCCAAAAGATTCAGGTCCGATTGACTTTGCCTATGAAATTCATACAAAGATTGGGGAAAAAGCGACCGGTGCCAAGGTTAATGGCCGTATGGTTCCATTGACGACCAAGTTAAAAACGGGTGACCAGGTTGAAATCATCACCAATCCAAATTCATTTGGACCAAGCCGTGACTGGCTCAACATGGTTAAGACCAGCAAGGCTCGTAACAAAATTCGTCAGTTCTTTAAAAACCAAGACAAAGAATTGTCCATCAATAAAGGTCGTGAATTGCTGATTAGTCAGCTCCAAGAAAATGGCTATGTGGCCAATAAATTTATGGACAAACGCCACATGGATGAAGTCCTTCAAAAAACCAGCTACAAGACAGAAGAAGCGCTATTTGCTGCGATTGGTTTTGGAGAAATCGGAGCTATTACTGTCTTTAACCGTTTGACAGAGAAAGAACGTCGTGAAGAAGAGCGGGCCAAAGCTAAGGCAGAAGCTGAAGAATTGGTCAAGGGTGGCGAAGTCAAGGTGGAGAACAAGGACACGCTTAAGGTTAAGCATGAGGGTGGAGTAGTCATCCAAGGTGCTTCTGGGCTCTTGATCCGGATTGCCAAATGTTGTAACCCTGTTCCAGGTGATGATATCGTCGGCTATATTACCAAAGGACGCGGAGTTGCCATCCACCGTGTAGACTGTATGAACCTTCGTTCACAGGAAAACTACGAGCAACGTCTACTCGATGTTGAGTGGGAAGACCAATTCTCAAGCAAGGAATATATGGCTCATATCGACATCTATGGACTCAACCGTTCTGGTCTTTTGAATGATATCTTGCAAGTCCTATCCAATACAACTAAGAATATCTCAACGGTTAACGCCCAGCCAACCAAGGATATGAAATTTGCTAATATCCATGTATCTTTTGGAATTTCAAATCTTTCAACGTTGACTACGATAGTTGATAAGATCAAGAGTGTACCAGAAGTCTATTCAGTTAAACGAACAAATGGCTAA
- the dtd gene encoding D-aminoacyl-tRNA deacylase produces the protein MRIIVQRVKEAQVSIEGQVHGQIKQGLLLLVGVGPEDQQEDLEYAVRKLVNMRIFSDAEGKMNLSVKDIQGQILSISQFTLFADTKKGNRPAFTGAAKPDMAEAFYQEFNQELAKEVPVETGVFGADMQVELVNDGPVTIILDTKNR, from the coding sequence ATGAGAATTATCGTTCAGCGCGTCAAGGAAGCTCAGGTCTCAATTGAAGGGCAGGTTCATGGTCAAATCAAGCAGGGGCTCTTGCTCTTAGTGGGTGTTGGACCTGAGGATCAGCAAGAGGATTTGGAGTATGCAGTCAGAAAACTTGTCAATATGCGAATTTTCTCAGATGCTGAAGGCAAGATGAATCTGTCTGTTAAGGATATCCAAGGCCAAATCCTCTCCATCTCTCAGTTTACTTTGTTTGCAGATACCAAAAAGGGAAATCGTCCAGCCTTTACAGGCGCTGCTAAACCGGATATGGCGGAAGCTTTCTATCAAGAATTTAACCAAGAACTAGCCAAGGAAGTTCCTGTTGAGACAGGAGTCTTTGGAGCAGATATGCAGGTGGAACTAGTCAATGATGGCCCAGTAACCATCATCCTTGACACCAAAAATAGATAA
- a CDS encoding metal-dependent transcriptional regulator, whose protein sequence is MTPNKEDYLKCIYEIGMEVPKITNKEIAARMQVSPPAVTEMIKRMQSENLILKNKENGYILTDIGLKLVSELYRKHRLIEVFLVHHLDYTSNQIHDEAEVLEHTVSDLFVERLETMLGFPKTCPHGGTIPAKGELLVEINNLPLSDIKEAGTYLLTRVHDSFELLQYLEKHSIHIGDQLQVKQFDGFSNTFTLIHKNEELQVSLEIAKQLYVEKMN, encoded by the coding sequence ATGACACCAAATAAAGAAGATTACTTAAAATGTATTTATGAGATTGGCATGGAAGTTCCTAAGATTACCAACAAGGAAATCGCTGCTCGGATGCAGGTATCACCTCCAGCGGTAACTGAGATGATCAAGCGCATGCAATCCGAAAATCTTATATTAAAGAATAAAGAAAATGGCTATATACTAACGGATATTGGTTTAAAGCTGGTCTCTGAGCTTTATCGTAAGCATCGACTGATAGAGGTCTTTCTAGTTCACCATCTAGACTATACCAGCAATCAAATTCACGATGAGGCTGAGGTATTAGAGCATACAGTGTCAGACCTTTTTGTGGAGCGACTGGAAACTATGTTAGGCTTTCCAAAGACCTGTCCCCATGGAGGAACCATTCCTGCCAAGGGAGAGCTGTTAGTTGAGATCAATAACCTTCCACTCTCTGATATCAAAGAAGCAGGGACCTATTTACTAACTCGGGTTCACGATAGTTTTGAACTTCTCCAATATTTGGAAAAACACAGTATCCATATTGGAGATCAACTCCAAGTCAAGCAGTTTGATGGCTTCTCTAATACCTTCACTCTCATTCACAAGAATGAAGAACTCCAAGTCAGCCTAGAAATTGCAAAACAACTTTACGTTGAAAAAATGAACTAA
- the tpx gene encoding thiol peroxidase — protein sequence MTTFLGNPVTFTGKQLQVGDKAIDFSLTTTDLSKKTLADFEGKKKILSVIPSIDTGICSLQTRRFNQELASLDNTVVLTVSMDLPFAQKRWCGAEGIENAIMLSDYFDHSFGRDYALLINEWHLLARAVFVFDADNIIRYVEYVDNINSEPNFEAAIEAAKSLD from the coding sequence ATGACTACATTCCTTGGAAACCCTGTTACGTTTACAGGAAAACAACTACAAGTAGGAGACAAAGCAATTGATTTCTCTCTCACAACGACTGACCTCTCTAAAAAAACACTGGCTGACTTTGAAGGCAAGAAAAAAATCTTGAGTGTCATCCCTTCTATCGATACAGGCATCTGCTCACTTCAGACTCGTCGCTTTAACCAAGAATTGGCGAGCTTAGACAACACTGTTGTCCTAACGGTATCTATGGACCTCCCCTTCGCTCAAAAACGCTGGTGTGGTGCTGAAGGAATTGAAAATGCCATCATGCTCTCAGACTACTTCGACCACTCTTTTGGACGAGATTACGCCCTCTTAATCAATGAGTGGCACTTACTTGCTCGCGCGGTCTTTGTCTTTGATGCTGACAATATTATCCGTTATGTCGAGTATGTGGACAATATCAACAGCGAACCAAACTTTGAAGCAGCCATTGAAGCAGCAAAGTCGCTTGACTAA